The segment CCCACGGCCATGACGTCGTCCAGGGGCACTGCGTGATCCGCAACGGCGAGAGCTCCCGGATCGCCGAGCTGGTGGCGGTGGAGTTCGAGGCGATCTACGCGGTCAGCCACCCGGGCCGCACCCGGCTGTACGGCTTCGGCGTGTTCGGCGGCTCGAACGGCTTCTGGCGGACGGATCTGCTCGCCCGGATCCGGATGCACGGCTCGATGCTGACCGAGGACATCGACTCGACCCTGCGCGCCCTGGGCGAGGGCGCCCGGTTCGCCGTCGACCGCACCCTCATCTCCCGCGAACTGGCGCCCACCACCCTGAAGGCGCTGTGGAACCAGCGCTCCCGCTGGGCACAGGGCTGGCTCCAGGTTTCGCTCCGGCATCTGTGGCGCAGCCTGCGCTCGCCTGCTTTCACGGCCCGTCAGAAACTGGGCCTCTGTGTCCTGTTGGGCTGGCGCGAGGTGCAGCCGTGGCTGACGCTCCAGATCCTGCCCATCCTGCTGTACTCGGCCTGGAAGGCCGGCGGGCTGCACCGGCTCGACTGGGCGGTGCCGGTGTGCGTACTGGCGGTGCTGTTCACCATGGCGGCCGGCCCGGTGCAGGCACTCTTCGCCTGGCGGCTGGCGGTACCCGAACTCCGCTCCCGCGGCCGCTGGTTCTGGTCCTATCTCCTCGTCTCGACCTTCTTCTACAGCCACTTCAAGAACATGGTGGCCCGGCAGGCGCATCTGAAGGAGGCGCTGGGGGACCGGCAGTGGCGGGTCACCCCGCGGGCCGCCGGGGCGAAGGCGGTGGCCCGCCGATGAGCCGTACGGACACCGCTCCGGCCCGCGGCCGGGCCAGTGCCATCGACGGCTTTCGCGGGCTCGCCGCGCTCAGCACCGTCGCCTTCCACGTCTGGCAGCAGTACTTCCGCTATGACGCACAGGGCAGCCACCCGCCGGTCGACAACCCGGTCCTCGGCGCCGTCCTCTCCCTCGAAGTCATCGACCTCTTCTTCGTGCTGTCGGCGTATCTGCTGACGCTGTCGTACGCACGGGCCGCCCTCGACGGGGGCTCGACCCGGCCCGCCCGGCTGTTCCTCTTCCGGCGGGCGATCCGGATCCTGCCGCTGTACTTCCTGGCGGTGCTGGTCGTCTGGGCGACTCGCAATCCGACCCTGCCCGGCAACTGGCGGGACCTGGTCGAGCACCTCACCTTCACCCATGTCTTCGACCGGCAGCGGATCTTCTACACCCTGGGTCCCACCTGGTCGCTGTCGCTGGAGGTGCTCTTCTACCTCGTCCTGGTGGCGCTCGGGCCGCTGGCGGTCCGTGCCTGCCGTCCGCTGCGCCGGCGCCGTACCAGGGTGGCGGTGTGCGCGGCGGGGTGCCTGTTCCTGTACGCCGCGCCGCTCGCCTGGATCGCCGTCGCCCACTACCGGTTCGGGGTGCCGCACACCGACTGGGTGGTGTACTTCGGCCCGCAGGCCCGCTTCGGCGGGTTCGCGGCCGGGATGGGGCTGGCCGTGCTGACCGCCGCCCTCGGTGACCGGGGCCGCCTCGGGCCGCGCACCGCACTGCCGTTGGCCGCGCTCGCGCCGGCCGGACTGTTCGCGCTCTCCCTGGACTCCGGCCCGGAGAACTTCACCTTCACCTTCTACCACCCGATCGCCTCGGCCCTGTGGGTGGTGCTGCTCTTCAGTACCCTCCACGTACGTCAACAGACCTTCTGGCACGGCCTGTTGACGGCCCGCTGGCTGACCGCCGCCGGACTCGTCAGCTACAGCCTGTTCATCTGGCACGAGCCGGTCATGCTCCAGCTCCACAACGCCGGCCTGCTGCCCACCGGGCAGTCGGGCTTCCTGCCGGCCCTGCTCATCGTGTTCCTGGTGGCGGTGCCCGTGGCGGCGGCGAGTTACTGGCTCATCGAATATCCGGCGAGCCTGCTCAGCCGGCTCAAGGACCACCGCGGCCGGCCACGGGAGTTCTATCCGGAGCCGGCCACCCGCTGACGGCGGCCGGCGGCCCGTCACCTTCGCCGGAGATCAGCGCCCCGCGCGCCGGTCTCCGGCGAAGATCCGATCGAGGTGATAGTCCAGGGTGCGGCGCACCTCGTCCAGCGTGCGGCGCCCGTGGAGCACATCACTGCCCAGCCCCACCGCACCGGAGACCAGCAGATCGGCCTCGCGCCACGGATCGAGACCGGGCGCGGTCCGCCCGTCGGCCCGCGCCACCGAGATCAGCTCCGCCACCAGCCGCTCCAGCGGCTGCTCGGCAGGAAGAAAGACCTTGGCGAGGTCGGGGTCGGTCAGGCTGCGCGCGTAGTACGCGGCGAACACCCGCAGCGCGGTGGCACGCTGAGCGTCGACGGGCAGGAATTCGTCCAGCACCGCCCGCAGCAGACCCCGGGGTTCCGTGGCATCGAACGGGATGCGGGAACGGGCGATGCGCTCGTTCTCCGCGTGCAGCAGATGCAGCCCGTCGACCAGGAGCCGGTGCTTGCTCCCGAAGTGGTACTGGACCGCGCGCAACGACACCCCCGCCTCGGCCGCGACCTCCCGCAGGCTCGCCGCGTGCAGCCCCCGCTCGGCGGCGATCCGCCAGAGCGCCTCGGCGATCCGCAGCCGCTTGCCCGACGGTGCCTCCGCCACCGGCCGCTCGGGCGCCGGGACCGGCGTCTGCTTGCGCCGCCGGTACGCCTTGGCCTGGCAGCTGCGCGAGCAGTAGAGCGCCGGCCGGCCCCGCCCCACCGGCGGGAGGGCCGTACGGCACATCCGGCACACCGGCCCTCCCGAGCGCCCCTTTTCCGCACGCACGATTCCCCTCCCGATTCCCTGAATTGTGTGACGTAAGTCGAATTACGCAGTAATTCAGCGGCCAATTACGGTTTTCCGAATGATACGTTCGTAACGCCCTCGGGGAACAGGGGGGCAGGGGAACAGGGGCAACAGAGGGCCTGTCGACAGCGCGTACAGGCAGCACTTTTTGGGGGACCGATGAAGTACGACATTTTTCAGATCGCCGGCGCCATCGTGATGGTGGCCTTCGCGCAGGGCGCGATCCGGCTGCTCTTCGACCACACCGACACCGGATTCCTCGGCTGGCTCGGTGGTGGTTTCACCGTCACGCTGGCCGTACACATGGCGCTGGTCGCCGTCGGAGTGCTGCTGACGGGCTGGGCCCACACCCGGGCGAAGGCGCTCGGCCGGCGGAACTGACCGTCCGGCATTCTGTGGGAGAGCTTCGGTCGAGGGGCCGGGAAGAACAGTCGGCCCGCCGCGAGGAGTTGCGGGCCCGCAGAGATCTACGCACCGGCAACTCCCGCCTCAGAACGCGGAGTTGCTGAACCAGCGCGTCAGTAGCTCCTCATTGCCCATGGTCTCGACGGCGTCCGAGCCGCGGTCCAGGCGCCCGTACAGGAGCAGCAGCAGATCCGCCGCCGTGCCCTGGACACCGGCGTCGGCGGAGGCGGCTGTCGTGTCCTCCCCGGCCCTGGGCTCGACTCCGAAGTTGTCGGGCCGCAGTCGGATCAGCCAGTCGCCGTCCGTGTCGGTGCACCGGAAGCGGAGGGTTTCGCCCTCGCCGCGCAGCCGGGCCACATGGGGCGCGAAGAACGTGGCGTACGGCAGGTTCGTCAGGAACTCGTCCACGCCGTCCGTCGCGAGCGCGGGGTCGATCACCGGCCGGCGGCCGAGCGCGCGCTCCGCGTCCGTGCGGTGCACCAGCGTCTCGAACAGCATCCGCCGCATCCAGAACCGGGCGTGCTGATCGGCGCCCCACGCCCACATCGGGGCGTCCGCATCGGTGCCGGCGAAGGCGTCCGCGGCCTCCGCGGCGCTCGCCGACAGCCAGTCGGCCCAGCCGTCCTCCGCGGTCGGCAGATGCAGCTCCACCTCCCGGCTTCGCGGCGGTTCCTGGACCAGTCGGCGCAGCAGCACGGAGAACATGCGCTGCACGCTCCCGGTGTGCTTGACCAGGTCACGGAGCGCCCAATCCGGGCAGCCGGGCACCGGGGCCGTCAGGTCCGCGCCGTCCAGCGCCGCCACGAATGCGGCGGTCTCGGTCGCGACGGCGGCGCGGTGCTCGGCGGGACCGACGGCCCGGCCCCCGGGGTGAGAGGTGTGCATGGCCGGTGGTTCCCGATCTCTCCGGCCCGGCGACCGGTACGGCCGGGCATCTGTGCGCAGCCTGCCACAGCCGGCGGGCGCCGGAGCCGGGGCCCTACCCGCGTCGCCGGGCACCGGCCGGGGGCGTCAGCCCACGTGGACCCGGGGCCGCCGGGCCGGGTCGGGCTCGGCGCGGCGGAGCACCTCCCGGGTGACCGGCGCGACCTCGCCGTCGCCGAAGACCAGGAAGCGCAGCAGATGGCTGAGCGGATGGCCCTCGGTCCAGTTGAAGTAGACGTGCGGCACCTGGCCGGTGTGCTCGCGCAGCTGCATCAGGACGGCGGCGATGGTGTTCGCCACACCGGCGCCCTCCACCCGCAGGATCTGCGCCCCGTACCGCTCCTCGCCCTGGACGTGCAGGTCCGTGGTGAAGTCCGAGGAGTCCCGGACGGTGACCTCCAGGAACAACACCGGCCGCCCGTCGGGGATATGGGTCTCCTCGCGCTGGCTGTACTCCTTCTCCCGGTACTCCGCCTCGTCCCGCTCGTCGGGCTCGTTGGCGATGACCCGCAGCGGCCCGGCCGCCAGCGCGGCGTCGATCAGCCGCTGCGCGGTCCCGTCGAAGCCGACCTGTACGGCGCGCAGTTCGAAGGCCCGGTGCACCCGTGAGGCGAACGAGGTCAGCAGGATGCCCAGGATGAACAGCAGGGCGATCTTCAGGCCGTCCGGCCGCTCGATGACATTGGTGATCAGGGTGTAGCCGAAGACGACGGTGATGGCGCCGAAGCCGACGGCGGACGCCCGGTGGCGGCGGTGGCGGGCGGCGACGGTGGAGGCGAAGGACGCCGAGAGCATCAGCACCAGCACACCGGTCGCATACGCACCGCTCTGCTCATCGACGCTGGCGTTGAACAGGACGGTGATGCCGAAGGCGATGGCCAGGAAGATCAGCACCAGCGGGCGCACCGCCCGCGCCCACTCCGGGGCCATGCCGTAGCGCGGCAGATAGCGCGGGACGAGGTTGAGCAGTCCGGCCATCGCCGAGGCACCGGCGAACCAGAGGATGGCGATGGTGGAGAGGTCGTAGACGGTGCCGAAGGCCTCGCCGAGGTGCTGATGCGCCAGGTAGGCCAGCGCCCGCCCGTTGGCGGAGCCGCCGGCCTCGAACTCGTGCTGCGGGATGAGCAGGGTGGTGGCCAGGCTCGACAGCAGCAGGAAACCGCTCATCACCAGCGCCGCGGTGGTCAGCAGCCGGCGGGTGCCGCGGATCCGGCCGGCCGGGTGCGCCGCGGTGTCCGCGGCATCGCCCTGGACCTGCGGCATCACGGCGACGCCCGTCTCGAAGCCGGACATGCCCAGCGCCAGCTTGGGGAAGACCAGCAGCGCCACCCCGACGATCGCCAGCGGCGAGGAGTGCGCGGCGGTCATGGCGCCCCACCAGTTGTCGATCACCACCGGGTGCGACAGCACCTGCCAGGCCGAGGTGGCCAGGACGACGACGTTCAGCGCCAGATAGGTGCCGACCAGGCCGACGGCTATGCCGATCGCCTCACGGAAGCCCTTGAGGAACACCGCGCCCAGGGCGGCCAGCAGCACCAGGGTGATCCACAGGTTCGCGCCGTGCAGCAGCGGAGGGGCGAACGGGTTCTCCACGACGTGCGCCGAGGCGTCCGCGGCCGACAGCGTCATCGTGATGATGAAGTCGGTGGCGGCGAACCCCAGCAGCACCAGCACCAGCAGCTTCCCCGCCCACCAGGGCAGCAGCCGCTCCAGCATGGCGATCGAACCCTCGCCGTTCGGGCTCTCCTTGGCGACCCGGCGGTACACCGGCAGCGCGCCGAGCAGCGTCAGCGCGATCAGCACGAGCGTGGCGAACGGCGACAGCAGCCCGGCCGCCAGCGCGGCGATGCCCGGCTGGTAGCCCAGGGTCGAGAAGTAGTCGACACCGGTCAGGCACATCACCCGCCACCAGGAGTGCCCCTTGTGCTCGGCCGGCGGGGTGCCGTGCGGCCCGGGGTGGCGGGCGGCCTGACTGCTCAGCCCGTCCAGCAGCCAGCCGCGCCACCGTCGGGAGGTGGGGGCGGCGGGAGGCGCGGGGTCCGCCTGGACACTGGTCATGCGGGTACGTCCTGCCGATCATCGGTCGTCGGTTCGGGCAACGAGGAGCGAGTATGCATCACCGTGTGAGCGTCGCCCCGGCCCACCCCGCATCCGGCGACATCGGCCGGTTCACCCCCTGACGTCAAGACGGTGTCAGAAAGCGTCCACCGCCCGTACGCAGCGCGTTAAAGACTGCGCCACGGCGCTCCCGGACCGTCCCGGGGGCGCAATCTGGCGGCAAGGGTCCACCGCGGATCCACCGGACCACATCACCGGTCCGCCGCACGAGGCCGCAGCAGGAGGTGCTCCCCATGACCACCCTTCACCGCCCGGCGCCCCCGCTCCGCCCATACCGCCCCCGCACCACGCAGTTCCCCCAGGTCAGGCCGTCGGCACCGCAGCCGGCCCACCGGGTGCCGCCGGACCGCACCCTCGCCCGTGACCTCGCGCTGCCGCTCGGCGCCGTCGGGGCGGCGCTGCTGGTGACCGCCCTGCTGCTGACCGGCGCGACCGCCCACCCATCCGCCGTACTGGCCCTCTTCGCCCTGCTGACGCTGGCCGTGGCACTCCGCACCCGCCCGGCCCTGGCCCCCGTCGCGGCCCTGGCGTCCTGGATGTTCTACGACGGCTTCGTCCTCCACCAGCACTCCGAACTGGCCTTCCACGCCCCGGACCGGACGAGCCTGCTCGTCCTCCTCCTCGCCGCCGCCACGGGCGCGGGCTGCGCGACCGCCGTACGGGCCGTACGACGGCGGTCGGTCGGCTGACGGGCCGGCCGGGTCAGGCGCCCGTCCCCTGATCGGCGCCGGCGGCCGACGACTCCTCGGCTTCCTGCTGCGGGACCTCGACCGGGAAGTGGATCGGGCGACGTGGCTGGTGCGCCAGTAGCGGGCCGCGTTTGGGGGGAGAGCGGACCGGGCGGCGCACCGGCGACTGGCCGGCGGCCCGGACGGTCGAGGGGCTCGTACGGGGCCTCGTGCCGGGAAGGTTCAGCCGCGGCACCAGCACCTGCGGCGCCGGGAGAGGGTCGCGCGACGGTATCGGCGGGCCGCGGCCCGGCGTCGGCGGCTCGCCGCGCCCAGGAATCCGAGGCCGATGCCCAGCATCCAGACGTCCTTGGCCAAGGGGGTGCCGTTCTGGGTCGGCCGCAGGCTCCCCGGCTTCCGCATCCCGGGAGTTCGCAGATACATCCCGACCAGTCCGCCGGAGAACCCGGTCAGCGCGAGTCCGGCCAGCCGGGTGGGGACGAACGGTGCCAGCAGCGCACCGCCGACCGCGACTTCGGAGCACGCCAGCAGCCGGGTGAACTGCTCGGCGGGCATCTTGTCCAGGAATGGATAGGCCACCCGCGCCATCCCGTGCACGCCCTCGGCGGTCGCCGGGTCGGCCCGCAGCAGCGTCAGCCCGGAATCCAGGATGAACGCACCAACGGCCAGCCGCGGAGCCAGATCACGCGCTTCGGGCAACTGCACCATGGGAGCCTCCAAGATCAGTCGTCGGCCCCTTCAACGAGCTTAGCCAGGGGGTGAGGGGGCTGCATCCGGCAGGACCCCCGCCAGAGGACCTCCTCCCCCTCACAGCGCCGGCACGTCGTCCCACTGGTCGAGGACGTCCTCGGTCGCGTCCGGGCCGGGCTCCGGGCGGTCGCCGTCGAGGGACTGTTCGGTCCAGATGACCTTGCCGCCCGGTGTGTAGCGGGTGCCCCAGCGGTGCGCGAACTGGGCGACGAGGAAGAGGCCGCGGCCGCCCTCGTCCGTGGTCGCGGCGCGGCGCAGATGCGGGGAGGCGCTGGTGCCGTCGGAGACCTCGCAGATCAGGGCGCGGTCGTACAGCAGCCGGACCCGGATCGGCTGGGCGCCGTAGCGGATGGCGTTGGTGATCAGTTCGCTGAGGATCAGCTCGGTGGTGAAGTCGATCGCCGCCAGGCCCCAGGACTCCAGCATGCGCAGACAGGCCGCCCGTACGGGGGCGACGGCCGCCGGGTCGGAGGGCACCTCCCATTCGGCGACCCGTGTGGGGTCCAGCAGCTGGGTGCGGGCCACCAGGAGGGCGATGTCGTCGCTGGGGTGGGCGGGCAGCATCGCGTCGAGGACCGCAGTACA is part of the Streptomyces platensis genome and harbors:
- a CDS encoding maleylpyruvate isomerase family mycothiol-dependent enzyme, whose amino-acid sequence is MHTSHPGGRAVGPAEHRAAVATETAAFVAALDGADLTAPVPGCPDWALRDLVKHTGSVQRMFSVLLRRLVQEPPRSREVELHLPTAEDGWADWLSASAAEAADAFAGTDADAPMWAWGADQHARFWMRRMLFETLVHRTDAERALGRRPVIDPALATDGVDEFLTNLPYATFFAPHVARLRGEGETLRFRCTDTDGDWLIRLRPDNFGVEPRAGEDTTAASADAGVQGTAADLLLLLYGRLDRGSDAVETMGNEELLTRWFSNSAF
- a CDS encoding amino acid transporter encodes the protein MTSVQADPAPPAAPTSRRWRGWLLDGLSSQAARHPGPHGTPPAEHKGHSWWRVMCLTGVDYFSTLGYQPGIAALAAGLLSPFATLVLIALTLLGALPVYRRVAKESPNGEGSIAMLERLLPWWAGKLLVLVLLGFAATDFIITMTLSAADASAHVVENPFAPPLLHGANLWITLVLLAALGAVFLKGFREAIGIAVGLVGTYLALNVVVLATSAWQVLSHPVVIDNWWGAMTAAHSSPLAIVGVALLVFPKLALGMSGFETGVAVMPQVQGDAADTAAHPAGRIRGTRRLLTTAALVMSGFLLLSSLATTLLIPQHEFEAGGSANGRALAYLAHQHLGEAFGTVYDLSTIAILWFAGASAMAGLLNLVPRYLPRYGMAPEWARAVRPLVLIFLAIAFGITVLFNASVDEQSGAYATGVLVLMLSASFASTVAARHRRHRASAVGFGAITVVFGYTLITNVIERPDGLKIALLFILGILLTSFASRVHRAFELRAVQVGFDGTAQRLIDAALAAGPLRVIANEPDERDEAEYREKEYSQREETHIPDGRPVLFLEVTVRDSSDFTTDLHVQGEERYGAQILRVEGAGVANTIAAVLMQLREHTGQVPHVYFNWTEGHPLSHLLRFLVFGDGEVAPVTREVLRRAEPDPARRPRVHVG
- a CDS encoding TetR/AcrR family transcriptional regulator, whose product is MRAEKGRSGGPVCRMCRTALPPVGRGRPALYCSRSCQAKAYRRRKQTPVPAPERPVAEAPSGKRLRIAEALWRIAAERGLHAASLREVAAEAGVSLRAVQYHFGSKHRLLVDGLHLLHAENERIARSRIPFDATEPRGLLRAVLDEFLPVDAQRATALRVFAAYYARSLTDPDLAKVFLPAEQPLERLVAELISVARADGRTAPGLDPWREADLLVSGAVGLGSDVLHGRRTLDEVRRTLDYHLDRIFAGDRRAGR
- a CDS encoding acyltransferase family protein, yielding MSRTDTAPARGRASAIDGFRGLAALSTVAFHVWQQYFRYDAQGSHPPVDNPVLGAVLSLEVIDLFFVLSAYLLTLSYARAALDGGSTRPARLFLFRRAIRILPLYFLAVLVVWATRNPTLPGNWRDLVEHLTFTHVFDRQRIFYTLGPTWSLSLEVLFYLVLVALGPLAVRACRPLRRRRTRVAVCAAGCLFLYAAPLAWIAVAHYRFGVPHTDWVVYFGPQARFGGFAAGMGLAVLTAALGDRGRLGPRTALPLAALAPAGLFALSLDSGPENFTFTFYHPIASALWVVLLFSTLHVRQQTFWHGLLTARWLTAAGLVSYSLFIWHEPVMLQLHNAGLLPTGQSGFLPALLIVFLVAVPVAAASYWLIEYPASLLSRLKDHRGRPREFYPEPATR
- a CDS encoding DUF4118 domain-containing protein: MTTLHRPAPPLRPYRPRTTQFPQVRPSAPQPAHRVPPDRTLARDLALPLGAVGAALLVTALLLTGATAHPSAVLALFALLTLAVALRTRPALAPVAALASWMFYDGFVLHQHSELAFHAPDRTSLLVLLLAAATGAGCATAVRAVRRRSVG